A single Bacillus oleivorans DNA region contains:
- a CDS encoding acyclic terpene utilization AtuA family protein yields MKEIRACSTSGILGYGFPEATLKSCMEMKPHFIACDAGSTDPGPYYLGTGKPFVSRDSVKRDLRLILLSARSANIPVIIGSAGGSGCNQGVEDFKDLINEICMEEDLHFKTALIRSEIEKELLQEKLNQGKITSLDHTPTLTSEGIQSLHRSVAMMGPEPFVKALKEGADVIISGRSTDASVFAAYPIYKGINPSTAWHAAKIIECGAATAVPKSHDCIMATIRDHEFLIHTLNPKKKLPWKNVAAHTMYENVSPFHLKEPGGVLDTTEAVYEQVDERTVRVTGSHFIKDPCYTVKLEGVEKVGYRTICMAGLRDPILLSQLDQYLDFIREKLQEKITDTYGQSVTSQDYTISFRKYGSNGIMGEIEPETQIPHEVGLLIDVVAKDQRKSEAIMAAARTLVMHSHFEGRLCVSGNAAFPFSPPDIPMGEVYRFTLNHVMELEIPVELFPIEYLEV; encoded by the coding sequence ATGAAAGAAATTAGAGCGTGTTCGACATCTGGGATTTTAGGATACGGCTTTCCAGAAGCAACCCTTAAAAGCTGTATGGAAATGAAACCTCATTTCATCGCTTGTGATGCTGGTTCAACAGATCCTGGCCCGTATTATTTAGGTACAGGGAAACCTTTTGTTTCCCGTGATTCAGTCAAAAGGGACCTCCGATTAATTCTATTATCCGCCCGATCTGCAAATATCCCAGTCATTATTGGATCCGCAGGAGGATCTGGCTGTAATCAAGGTGTAGAAGATTTCAAGGACCTTATAAACGAAATATGTATGGAAGAAGATCTTCATTTCAAGACTGCCCTGATTAGGTCTGAAATCGAAAAAGAGCTTCTTCAAGAAAAATTAAATCAAGGAAAAATTACATCACTTGATCACACACCAACATTAACATCAGAAGGAATTCAAAGTCTGCATCGTTCTGTTGCAATGATGGGACCCGAACCTTTTGTAAAAGCTCTTAAAGAAGGAGCAGATGTCATTATTTCAGGAAGATCAACAGATGCTTCCGTATTCGCTGCTTATCCTATTTACAAAGGGATTAACCCTAGTACAGCGTGGCATGCTGCTAAAATCATTGAATGTGGTGCAGCAACAGCCGTGCCTAAAAGTCATGACTGTATTATGGCAACGATACGTGATCATGAATTTTTAATTCATACTTTGAACCCAAAGAAAAAATTACCTTGGAAAAATGTAGCGGCTCACACGATGTACGAAAATGTAAGCCCATTCCACCTGAAAGAACCAGGAGGCGTATTAGATACGACAGAAGCTGTCTATGAACAAGTGGATGAACGAACAGTCAGGGTAACTGGAAGTCATTTCATTAAAGATCCTTGTTACACGGTGAAACTTGAAGGAGTAGAAAAAGTTGGCTACAGAACTATATGTATGGCCGGATTAAGAGATCCCATTTTACTTTCTCAATTAGATCAGTATTTGGACTTTATTCGGGAAAAACTTCAGGAAAAAATTACAGATACATATGGACAATCGGTAACTTCACAAGACTACACCATTAGTTTTAGAAAATATGGTTCCAATGGAATTATGGGGGAAATTGAACCAGAGACTCAAATACCTCATGAAGTTGGACTTTTAATAGATGTCGTAGCCAAGGATCAAAGAAAATCGGAAGCTATCATGGCTGCAGCACGAACCTTGGTCATGCACAGTCATTTTGAAGGAAGGTTATGTGTTTCAGGGAATGCGGCATTTCCTTTTTCACCGCCAGACATCCCTATGGGGGAAGTGTACCGATTTACATTGAATCATGTAATGGAGCTTGAAATACCTGTTGAACTTTTTCCGATTGAGTATCTGGAGGTGTGA
- a CDS encoding DUF4387 domain-containing protein, protein MKTLKDYAYMLRSKNAGPFNLTFDIIFHNQESYLKVVNSYIISQDKIAELYGCDPEQVQIYEYEKVSSIKISIPRRYPSGDIHDTDVFGAQQHVPLMNLEI, encoded by the coding sequence ATTAAAACCTTAAAAGATTATGCCTATATGCTACGGAGCAAAAATGCTGGTCCCTTTAACTTAACATTCGATATTATTTTCCACAACCAAGAATCCTACCTCAAAGTCGTAAACTCATACATCATTTCCCAAGATAAAATTGCAGAACTCTACGGATGTGACCCAGAACAGGTCCAGATTTATGAATATGAAAAAGTTTCTTCTATTAAAATAAGCATTCCCCGACGATATCCTTCTGGTGATATCCATGATACTGATGTATTTGGGGCTCAACAGCATGTACCTTTAATGAATCTCGAAATATAG
- a CDS encoding amidohydrolase family protein produces MARKFRIADVDAHYTDDPRELWKYMEEPWATRIRDWSGKYYAPPGGASSGDSLMGGRVQTNKHKKGIGKEHQGISSNKEVVMEVMEEYGFTEIVLIPTYMLHLAKMNDRQKAVVLSKAHARHMIETIVDPDNGIYAALPVPVQEPEESAELIEEVGDHPGFCGVLVATQLSLPPLGSNIYNPIYRAAQSKGLPIIAHSGFSGPDSNTYAKGLEKWVESHSLDFAVCNMIQLTSVVMQGVKEKFPKLDWIFQESGIFYIPQVMFRLDTEYMRRRAEVPLLKKLPSEYIKDMYFGTQPLEIPSNIKYLKYVFEMIDAENTLMYASDWPHYDWDHPSVIERLTFLNDEQKQKILGDNARRVLRFKRDGA; encoded by the coding sequence TTGGCCAGAAAGTTTCGAATTGCGGATGTAGATGCACATTATACGGATGATCCAAGAGAACTATGGAAGTATATGGAGGAACCATGGGCAACAAGGATCAGAGATTGGTCAGGAAAATATTATGCCCCGCCTGGCGGGGCCTCAAGCGGAGACAGCTTGATGGGCGGCAGAGTCCAAACCAATAAGCATAAGAAGGGAATTGGGAAGGAACATCAAGGGATTTCCTCCAACAAAGAAGTGGTTATGGAAGTAATGGAGGAATACGGTTTTACCGAAATTGTTTTAATTCCAACTTATATGTTGCATTTGGCTAAGATGAATGACCGTCAAAAGGCAGTGGTATTATCGAAGGCTCATGCCCGGCATATGATCGAAACCATTGTGGACCCTGATAATGGTATATACGCCGCACTTCCAGTTCCTGTACAGGAACCGGAAGAAAGTGCAGAGCTGATTGAAGAAGTGGGCGATCATCCAGGATTTTGTGGTGTATTAGTGGCAACACAATTATCTTTACCTCCATTAGGAAGTAATATCTATAACCCCATTTACAGGGCTGCTCAATCAAAGGGTTTACCGATTATTGCTCACAGTGGTTTCTCAGGTCCTGATTCAAATACTTATGCCAAAGGTCTGGAAAAATGGGTTGAAAGTCATAGCCTTGATTTTGCTGTATGCAACATGATTCAGCTCACAAGTGTCGTCATGCAGGGAGTAAAAGAGAAATTCCCTAAGTTAGACTGGATATTCCAAGAATCGGGAATCTTCTATATCCCACAAGTGATGTTTAGGCTAGACACAGAGTATATGAGAAGAAGAGCAGAGGTCCCGCTGTTAAAGAAATTACCTAGTGAATACATAAAAGACATGTATTTTGGGACACAGCCACTTGAAATTCCAAGTAACATTAAATACTTAAAATATGTATTTGAAATGATTGATGCAGAAAATACGTTAATGTATGCATCGGATTGGCCTCACTACGATTGGGATCACCCTTCAGTTATAGAACGGTTAACCTTTTTAAATGATGAACAAAAGCAGAAGATATTGGGGGATAATGCCCGGAGAGTACTTCGTTTTAAAAGGGATGGTGCTTAA
- a CDS encoding Rieske (2Fe-2S) protein: MAEYIVGPADSIPVGEGKVVEIGNRSIGVFNIAGTFYSLRNVCPHQGGPACDSKLYDQIEAEVLPNGKVREFVAQEKCIIACPWHGIEFDARTGVCLTKKEWKIKQYPVYVNEENQIVVQLP; the protein is encoded by the coding sequence TTGGCAGAATATATCGTCGGTCCAGCAGATTCTATACCTGTTGGAGAGGGGAAAGTCGTTGAAATTGGGAATCGGTCTATTGGCGTTTTTAATATAGCAGGTACGTTTTACTCCTTACGTAATGTCTGCCCTCATCAAGGGGGACCAGCCTGTGACAGCAAGCTTTATGATCAAATAGAAGCAGAAGTTTTACCAAATGGAAAAGTAAGAGAATTTGTAGCACAGGAGAAATGTATCATTGCATGTCCTTGGCATGGAATTGAGTTTGATGCCCGAACAGGTGTCTGTTTAACAAAAAAAGAATGGAAAATTAAACAATATCCGGTGTATGTGAACGAAGAAAATCAAATTGTTGTTCAACTCCCATAA
- a CDS encoding isocitrate lyase/PEP mutase family protein: MKLSDLIKDEGIVVVPGCYDPLTAKIVENCGFKATYLGGWAAGAHLTVTEPMTTLTDMVDLARKINVNLNIPLMIDGAAAFGNLAAVTRTVREIELTGVQAIHIEDQVVPKRAHYHKGVIDLISPREMVQKLEKALEVRKSKDFLIIGRTDAGRNKEEPFENAIERANIYASIGVDMVMVFPRNMDEVRMAPEKITAPLVYVASEGLGRPIPTPAELQQLGYKMVIYPLTPILAAFQSVRNVYTTLKQNGKSGFSQEETARLSAEVLEIISIPELIKLEEESYQ; encoded by the coding sequence ATGAAACTATCAGATTTAATAAAAGATGAAGGGATTGTCGTGGTACCAGGATGCTACGACCCTTTGACCGCGAAAATTGTTGAAAACTGTGGGTTTAAAGCTACCTATTTAGGCGGATGGGCTGCGGGTGCTCATTTAACCGTAACAGAGCCCATGACTACTTTAACAGACATGGTCGATTTAGCTCGTAAAATAAATGTGAATTTAAATATTCCTCTTATGATTGATGGGGCTGCGGCTTTTGGAAATTTAGCAGCAGTCACAAGAACCGTTAGGGAAATTGAACTAACCGGAGTACAGGCGATTCATATTGAAGACCAAGTGGTTCCGAAGCGAGCACATTACCATAAGGGTGTCATTGACCTTATATCTCCTAGAGAGATGGTACAAAAATTAGAAAAAGCATTGGAAGTACGGAAAAGTAAAGATTTTCTGATCATCGGAAGAACAGATGCTGGAAGAAACAAAGAAGAGCCTTTTGAGAATGCAATCGAACGCGCCAATATTTATGCATCTATTGGGGTAGACATGGTAATGGTATTCCCTCGAAACATGGATGAAGTAAGAATGGCACCAGAAAAAATTACCGCTCCTTTGGTATATGTAGCTTCGGAAGGTTTAGGGCGACCAATTCCAACTCCAGCTGAATTACAACAATTGGGTTATAAAATGGTGATTTATCCATTAACACCAATTCTGGCTGCTTTTCAGAGTGTTAGAAACGTGTATACGACTCTTAAACAGAACGGTAAATCTGGATTTTCACAGGAAGAAACAGCCCGACTTTCTGCGGAAGTATTAGAAATCATTTCGATTCCAGAGCTTATAAAACTGGAAGAAGAAAGCTATCAGTAA
- a CDS encoding amidohydrolase family protein, which translates to MVTYIDCDVHPWVNDIKQLHPFMDKSWIKRFEDQKLNLGSFKLASRYVHPRGSTSRYDAKPPSGGYPGSDLDYMKEQYLDEFNPEVVLLIPQQANSLVSLVDSEQVMALARAFNDYFIETWLPENDKLRYALVAPPHNPQSAAEEIRRVGNKKGVVAVLLPLLNILMGNHYYDPIYEAAVEVGLPVITHPNGQEGSAIGAPVLAGGIQNTYNDRFINLSQIAQSNLTSLIFDGTFEKFPTLKVGFVEYGFTWLLPLMWKMDTVWKALRTDTPWVKKLPSQYVYDHVKFTTQPIEEVKPSDLNIVIEMMNGKNLLMYSSDYPHWDNDMPTRILRGLDPEMKQNILYNNAKEFYHL; encoded by the coding sequence ATGGTAACATATATTGACTGTGATGTGCACCCTTGGGTGAATGATATAAAACAATTACATCCTTTTATGGATAAGAGCTGGATTAAACGTTTTGAGGACCAGAAATTAAACTTGGGCAGCTTTAAGTTAGCAAGCAGATATGTCCATCCTAGAGGAAGTACATCAAGGTATGATGCAAAACCTCCTTCAGGAGGATATCCTGGATCAGACCTGGACTATATGAAAGAACAATATTTGGATGAGTTCAATCCTGAGGTGGTTTTGTTAATACCCCAACAGGCAAATTCATTGGTATCTCTTGTTGATTCCGAACAGGTAATGGCTTTAGCAAGGGCGTTTAATGACTATTTTATTGAAACGTGGCTGCCAGAAAATGATAAATTACGATACGCACTGGTTGCACCGCCACACAACCCTCAAAGTGCAGCGGAAGAGATAAGACGGGTCGGGAATAAAAAAGGCGTAGTTGCGGTTCTTCTTCCATTACTTAATATTTTGATGGGAAACCATTATTATGATCCAATATATGAAGCAGCAGTTGAAGTTGGGCTGCCTGTTATAACACACCCAAATGGGCAGGAAGGCAGTGCAATAGGAGCACCGGTACTAGCAGGAGGAATTCAGAACACATACAATGACCGATTCATTAATTTATCACAAATTGCTCAATCAAATTTAACGAGTTTAATTTTTGATGGAACATTTGAAAAGTTTCCTACATTGAAGGTTGGATTTGTTGAATATGGTTTCACCTGGCTGCTTCCATTGATGTGGAAAATGGATACGGTTTGGAAAGCATTACGTACAGATACACCTTGGGTAAAAAAATTACCAAGTCAATATGTATACGATCATGTCAAATTTACGACTCAACCAATAGAGGAAGTAAAACCTAGTGATTTAAACATTGTCATTGAAATGATGAATGGGAAAAATTTGCTGATGTATAGCAGTGATTACCCCCATTGGGATAATGATATGCCCACTAGAATTTTGCGTGGCTTAGATCCAGAAATGAAACAAAATATCCTTTATAACAACGCAAAAGAATTTTACCATTTGTAA
- a CDS encoding Rieske (2Fe-2S) protein, with translation MKHLIGKTDEFLNKKSKKVRIGKKNLLVWKSDNLYFATSEKCPHQGASLSTVELAGTMLPSDPKKLCYGLDGTVIRCPWHAWEFDVQTGKKLYENDPRCLVTYEVIVENGEVYINL, from the coding sequence TTGAAGCATCTTATAGGAAAAACAGATGAGTTTTTAAACAAAAAAAGTAAAAAAGTTAGGATAGGAAAGAAAAATCTTCTAGTTTGGAAAAGTGATAATCTCTATTTCGCAACAAGTGAAAAATGTCCTCATCAGGGAGCTTCTCTAAGTACTGTCGAATTGGCAGGAACTATGCTGCCTTCCGACCCGAAAAAGCTGTGTTATGGCTTAGATGGTACCGTTATCCGTTGCCCATGGCATGCATGGGAATTTGATGTTCAAACCGGAAAAAAATTGTATGAAAATGATCCAAGATGTTTAGTGACTTATGAAGTGATCGTTGAAAATGGTGAGGTTTATATAAATCTATAA
- a CDS encoding AbrB family transcriptional regulator — MDLLQFFLLTLLGGIVAIKLKIPGGGIIGPMILVGIVQSTEWVVIENVPRIIRWASQSMLGVFIGLQFSRKVLKLSSKDILSFSIVSFTSLVTSFLFGFMIYELTSEPFVSAVISAVPGSIAEMLMLADSMNLNTQSVAVIHLLRFILLLTIIPIIVTIVANKLGSKSKSRDVT; from the coding sequence ATGGATTTGCTACAGTTCTTCCTCCTTACCCTGTTAGGCGGAATTGTTGCAATTAAATTAAAGATACCTGGCGGTGGAATCATTGGACCCATGATTCTTGTAGGGATCGTTCAATCTACTGAATGGGTAGTGATTGAAAATGTACCTAGGATTATAAGATGGGCTTCCCAATCCATGTTAGGTGTTTTTATTGGCCTTCAATTTTCTAGAAAGGTTTTAAAGCTTTCGAGTAAAGACATTTTATCATTTAGTATTGTAAGTTTTACGAGTTTAGTAACATCTTTTTTGTTTGGCTTTATGATTTATGAACTTACCAGCGAACCTTTCGTAAGCGCTGTCATTTCTGCGGTACCAGGTAGTATTGCCGAAATGTTAATGTTAGCGGATTCGATGAATTTAAATACACAATCAGTAGCAGTGATACATTTACTTAGATTCATTTTATTATTAACGATTATTCCAATTATCGTTACGATCGTTGCTAATAAACTAGGAAGTAAATCTAAGAGTAGGGATGTAACATGA
- a CDS encoding AbrB family transcriptional regulator, which produces MIRKFVFPHKKIIIVLSLAIVGSFLGVYFQLPLGALIGSFILIAIAQIAGLGAKPLKKRTRQVVQMVIGGTVGMNMSHELLDEVVYLIFPGILLAILHIMTGLFLAMIISKFFKVDIITALCGTMPAGLSEVAVIAKEHDADIEYVVLMHLFRVTAVVILIPILVHFL; this is translated from the coding sequence ATGATTAGAAAATTTGTTTTCCCTCATAAAAAAATAATCATCGTTCTTTCCCTTGCAATAGTTGGATCTTTTCTTGGGGTATACTTTCAGCTTCCACTAGGAGCTTTAATAGGGAGTTTCATACTAATAGCCATTGCACAGATTGCTGGATTAGGTGCAAAACCTCTTAAAAAGAGAACAAGACAAGTGGTACAAATGGTAATTGGCGGTACAGTTGGAATGAACATGAGTCATGAATTATTAGATGAGGTTGTATATCTAATTTTTCCTGGAATTCTCCTCGCGATTTTACACATTATGACAGGATTATTTCTTGCCATGATTATTTCCAAGTTTTTTAAAGTTGATATCATCACAGCGCTTTGCGGGACAATGCCCGCTGGTCTAAGTGAGGTAGCAGTTATAGCGAAGGAACATGATGCTGACATTGAATATGTCGTTTTAATGCATTTGTTTAGAGTTACTGCGGTCGTTATTTTAATTCCAATACTTGTACATTTCTTATAA
- a CDS encoding Bug family tripartite tricarboxylate transporter substrate binding protein encodes MKTKKMFSAFFSLILVVIIMVGCSQGASGGGKSGLFYEGETLEVIVPFEAGGGTDTFGRFLASYIGKHTEGEPGIQVVNIPGGGSVNGANEFVKVREHDGYTALLTSGSTHLPYLLGDPAVQYDLKEMKPLLAAPQGGAVYVSPSTGIESVEDILNPKEPLVYAGISATGNDLVTLLSFKLLGTDVQAILGYEGRGPSRVAFEQGESNIDYQTVSAYQSNVVPLINDGKAIPLYSFGMLDEKGDVIRDPAFPDLPSVKEVYMEIHGEEPSGIEWDAYKVALGAGFSVQKVLWLHHDAPQEAVDALAKAAEGVKTDEEFNEKAAEELGGYELITGAQLEGAIETITSASDEVLDWLLTYLEEEQGITRLN; translated from the coding sequence ATGAAAACTAAAAAAATGTTTTCTGCTTTTTTCTCATTAATACTTGTTGTAATTATTATGGTTGGCTGTTCCCAGGGTGCATCAGGCGGTGGAAAATCCGGACTGTTTTATGAAGGGGAAACATTAGAGGTAATCGTACCATTTGAAGCTGGGGGAGGAACTGATACGTTTGGACGCTTTCTTGCTTCCTATATAGGTAAACATACAGAGGGAGAACCTGGTATTCAGGTAGTTAATATACCTGGTGGAGGCAGTGTAAATGGTGCTAATGAATTTGTAAAGGTTAGAGAGCATGATGGATATACTGCACTTTTAACAAGTGGCTCAACACATTTACCTTATCTTTTGGGAGACCCCGCTGTTCAATACGATTTAAAAGAAATGAAACCGCTGCTGGCTGCACCACAGGGAGGAGCTGTTTATGTGTCACCTTCTACAGGGATTGAAAGTGTTGAAGATATATTAAATCCAAAAGAACCGCTTGTGTATGCAGGAATTAGTGCAACTGGGAATGACCTGGTCACACTCCTATCATTTAAACTGTTAGGAACGGATGTTCAAGCGATTCTTGGTTATGAAGGCCGCGGTCCAAGCAGGGTTGCCTTTGAACAAGGTGAAAGTAATATTGACTATCAAACCGTATCGGCTTACCAATCTAATGTAGTTCCACTTATCAATGATGGCAAGGCAATACCTTTATACTCTTTTGGTATGTTAGACGAAAAAGGTGATGTCATTCGAGACCCAGCCTTCCCAGATCTTCCTTCAGTAAAGGAAGTGTACATGGAAATTCACGGCGAGGAACCATCTGGAATCGAATGGGATGCATACAAGGTAGCACTAGGCGCTGGATTCAGTGTGCAAAAGGTATTATGGCTGCATCATGACGCTCCCCAAGAGGCGGTAGATGCATTGGCTAAAGCTGCTGAAGGTGTAAAGACAGACGAAGAGTTTAACGAAAAAGCTGCAGAGGAACTCGGAGGTTATGAATTAATAACGGGAGCCCAGTTAGAAGGGGCTATTGAAACTATCACAAGCGCATCTGATGAAGTATTAGATTGGCTTCTTACTTACTTGGAAGAAGAGCAAGGGATTACCAGATTAAATTAA
- a CDS encoding tripartite tricarboxylate transporter permease → MFESAIEALLILLDPSRLVFMFIGIAVGLVIGLLPGLGGTVGMSILLPFIFGMDPYTGMALLIGMAAVVHTGDTFPSILLGIPGTSGSQATIMDGYPLAKKGKAATALSAAFFCSMIGGIIGAFTLFLAIPLARPLVMTFGSPELFMMAMLGLSMVGILSGKSALKGIVGGLLGLMLGAIGAAPAVPEYRFVFDSIYLYDGIPLAVLALGLFAFPEMVDLLTKNNSIAQTEELKGSWVEGIKESIKNKWLLFRSSILGSLVGFIPGLGGSVVDWITYGVAKATIRNNEFGNGDIRGVIAPEGANNAKEGGALIPTLLFSIPGSGTTAILLGGLTLLGLQAGPTMVTTDLPVTLSIIWTLVLANIFGAAACIFLSKYIAKLCMIPATKLVPFLLIVLVIGAYQSSRHIGDLIAFIIIGLFGWVMKRLDWPRAPFLIGFVLSISAERYLWISMSRYGFEWLLRPTVIVLVVIIIALVFGGIWLTKTSKKSQETGGISF, encoded by the coding sequence ATGTTTGAATCAGCAATAGAAGCTCTATTGATATTACTAGATCCATCTCGTTTAGTTTTCATGTTTATCGGGATTGCAGTCGGTTTAGTAATTGGGTTACTTCCCGGCTTAGGCGGAACGGTAGGAATGTCCATTCTATTACCTTTTATTTTCGGAATGGACCCGTATACAGGTATGGCATTACTAATTGGTATGGCAGCAGTTGTACATACCGGTGATACCTTTCCTTCCATTCTCCTAGGTATACCCGGTACATCAGGATCTCAAGCAACGATTATGGATGGTTACCCTCTTGCTAAAAAAGGGAAAGCTGCAACAGCCTTATCAGCTGCTTTCTTTTGCTCTATGATAGGCGGAATTATTGGTGCTTTCACACTTTTTTTAGCAATCCCTCTTGCTCGTCCTCTTGTAATGACTTTCGGATCTCCAGAATTATTTATGATGGCTATGCTCGGCTTAAGCATGGTTGGAATTCTTTCTGGAAAATCAGCTTTGAAAGGGATTGTTGGCGGTTTATTAGGGTTAATGTTAGGTGCCATTGGTGCAGCACCTGCAGTTCCAGAATACCGTTTTGTATTCGATAGCATTTATTTATATGATGGGATTCCGCTTGCTGTTCTAGCATTAGGACTTTTTGCCTTTCCAGAAATGGTGGACTTACTGACTAAAAACAATTCAATTGCTCAGACTGAGGAACTAAAAGGCAGCTGGGTAGAGGGGATTAAAGAATCTATTAAGAATAAATGGTTACTGTTCCGAAGCTCAATTCTAGGGTCATTGGTTGGTTTTATACCTGGATTAGGCGGCAGTGTAGTTGACTGGATTACTTATGGTGTAGCAAAGGCAACGATCCGTAATAATGAGTTTGGAAATGGTGATATTCGTGGAGTGATTGCCCCTGAAGGAGCGAATAATGCCAAAGAAGGCGGGGCATTAATCCCAACATTATTATTCAGTATTCCAGGAAGCGGTACCACAGCCATATTATTGGGTGGTTTAACACTTCTTGGCCTGCAAGCTGGCCCAACTATGGTAACCACTGACCTTCCAGTGACCCTTTCCATTATTTGGACTCTTGTACTTGCTAATATCTTTGGAGCTGCTGCCTGTATTTTTTTAAGTAAATATATTGCTAAATTATGTATGATACCAGCAACGAAATTGGTTCCATTTCTGCTCATTGTCTTAGTAATTGGTGCTTATCAAAGTTCAAGGCATATCGGTGATTTGATTGCTTTTATCATAATCGGTTTGTTTGGCTGGGTTATGAAGAGACTTGATTGGCCAAGAGCTCCTTTCTTAATTGGTTTTGTCCTCTCCATATCCGCAGAAAGGTACTTGTGGATTTCCATGTCAAGATATGGATTTGAATGGCTATTAAGACCAACGGTTATAGTTTTGGTAGTGATTATTATTGCTCTAGTATTTGGAGGAATTTGGCTGACCAAAACAAGTAAAAAGTCACAGGAAACGGGAGGGATCTCATTTTGA
- a CDS encoding tripartite tricarboxylate transporter TctB family protein, with protein MKNSLRDVHYSLIFSVFLFLLFSYGALESSSFSKLAKFFPLYIAIAGVVLTLILVIVNIVKVVKEKEKKADQSGDQTGEKEGSNLKYMLWIIGYVFLIWLIGFLAATTLFLILFLHIESKFKTLYIALSLVLTHGVIFVFSNAINLYWPAGIFPLWPF; from the coding sequence TTGAAAAACTCACTAAGAGATGTCCATTATTCGTTAATATTTTCAGTTTTTCTTTTTCTCTTATTTTCATATGGAGCCTTGGAATCTAGCAGTTTTAGTAAATTAGCTAAATTCTTTCCATTATATATTGCGATTGCAGGTGTTGTTCTTACCCTAATTCTGGTCATAGTGAACATCGTTAAAGTTGTAAAAGAAAAGGAAAAGAAAGCAGATCAATCTGGGGACCAAACGGGTGAAAAAGAGGGTTCCAATTTAAAGTACATGCTTTGGATTATAGGATACGTCTTTTTGATCTGGTTAATCGGATTTTTAGCTGCAACCACCTTATTCTTAATATTGTTCCTGCATATTGAATCGAAATTTAAAACTTTATATATTGCGCTTTCACTTGTCCTTACTCATGGAGTGATCTTTGTATTTTCAAATGCCATTAATTTGTATTGGCCGGCTGGAATTTTTCCATTATGGCCATTTTAA